ATTTATTACTATTACAAATCAAGTGAGCGGACAATCAGTGCCACCTACAGTGATAACAGGGTTCCATAAATGATGAGGAAAATTAGTTATGATAGATATTGCACAGTTTACCTGTTGTTAATGATAGATGGTTTCATGGTacaaatgtgtccttatacatcataACTGCAGATGCACTAGGACTTGAGACTGCTACCATCAGgcgtcttttatttttttatttccaaaacTTTGCTGGCATAGTttctaattgaattgcccccttacaCTTTCATATATAAAACTGATTGACTTTATATAATACTGCATAAAAATCTAAGTAGAGGCAACACACGTTTGGGATTGACAATTGCAATATTTGGTTCCTACACTTTTCTATTACTTGAAATGGAAACATGAGTCAACTTAATGGGCTCAATTCAATTCAGCgcaaattgaatagcaccgggaaggaACTCCCAGAGATATTCGATTCATCGCACTGTTATgttggagaatgccggttctcgcacCTTAAACATGGTGTTTAGTCGCAAGTACCGCCATTCTCCAACTTAGGTGCCTGGCGCAATGCTGTTTCTGCCGCGGTATGGACAGAAACCAGCATCACACCAGTAGGTTTTTCTACTCTGGGAGGGAAGAAGAAATCCTTTAGTCGGGCACTATTCAATTCACGCTGAATTGTATCGAACCCAATGATTTTTAATTATATGCGAGAGAGAGGCTTTTTTTCCTACTATTTTGTGCCTTTCTGATTCAGTATCAATGAATTTACAACTAAATCACTAGAAAATAGTGACCACTGCCGTATTCTTTGGGGGTTTTCGGTGACGTTGGGCACAAGGTGTCGGCGTTGCGAACCTGTCTCCCACACCATGGCAGACCTTTCCTTGCAACCCATAAAGGGGTACATGAAAATCTGCGATATTGGGCTACCATATTAAGGggtgaattcaaatgtttgaaaagtcagttggttgtcttTTCCCCCCCTatataatagacagggaaaaacagacacccaaccgacttttcaaacatttgaatacccccctaagtgttGATGTATGCTGCTTCATATCAATGCTGAGTACATATCAACATGATCAAATATTCTTGAGGCATTGGTTTATGGGGAAGTGGTGCACTGAATTTTTTTGTTTATTGGTTCATCCCGAAAACGATTGCCTCAGCTATTTGTTTTCCATATAGATGCCATATTATtgggtagctatgtttatttaccctgtacttgtcctatattttcttcaactgtaagttactgttttactgttttgattatttatgtactctgtaattgggtgctgtggatctcttgtggcaccatataaataaaggaggataataataattataatatatttgcagaatagctgtgtgtgtgtgtgtgtgtgtgtgtgtgtgtaaaagggtTGACATAGGCTGAATACAAAATGATTAATGTCATTGTGGCTCTCATTAATTTTACATGTTTATTAGTGACCTTTAGGTGATATCATGTTTAGTAATTGTATGTTTTGTCCTATATATCAGGAGGAAACGTAGTTATTCTGAACACCTGGGGAGACGAGGCTGGACCACATGTACAAGCTCTGCACTTTAGTTTTGCTTTGGGCGCTGTTCTAGCTCCAATCTTGGCAAAAATAATCCCAGAAATTCTGCCTCAAACATCTGATGAATCGCTAGATCTCTCTCTTGGAATAAAAAAGTCTATGCTGTCCTATATTGTTATTGCAACGTATATTTTGCTAGTCTCgttatttttatttatcttgtATTGTAAAAGTCCAGCACCTCAATCGGATACCAAGAATTCAGACGATAAAGTACAGACTGCCAAATATCACAATGCACTTATATTTCTGCTTTTCCTGTTCTTCTTCTTCTATGTTGGGGCAGAAGTTGCTTATGGCTCATACATCTTTACCTATGCCACCACTGTTGTAGGGATGGATGAAAATGAGGCAGCTGGGCTGAACTCTATATTTTGGGGATTATTTGCTGCACTTCGAGGTATGGCCATCTGTTTTGCAACATGTTTGTATCCTGGCACCATGCTGCTTCTTAGCGTGATTGGCTGCACTGTGTCATCTTTATATTTACTACTTTTTTCTAAAAACCGCATTGTGCTTTGGGTAGGAAGTGCACTCTATGGAGCTTCAATGGCTACTACGTTTCCCAGTGGATtttcctgggcacagcaatacacaacCTTAGGAGGGAAGTCTGTTTCCTTATTTGTGATTGGGGCAGCGCTTGGAGAAATGGCTATTCCTGCATCTGTGGGTTACCTTCAGGGGATGTTTCATCCACTCCCAGTACTTATGTACTCTATCCTGGCATCATCTGCATTCACTGCAGTCTTGTTCCCAGTTATGTACAAATTGGCCACCTGTCCGAGAGACAAGACACGGTGGGATGGAGTTGAAAGTGAAGACCGAAGAGCTTTACTTTCAGGTTCTGGaatagaagaggaggaggaagaggacgaTGCTCGGAATTGGAATGAAGTCGATTTTGAAGCTATTGAAATGAATGATCACAGTAAGCAGTGTAACAGCTTGATACTGGAGGACACATTAGAGATGACTTCCACTTCAGGCATCAACAGTCAACCACTCTCAAAAAATgggacagcgggtgatcagatggcGGCCCAATCGCCTTCAAAAAAACTTCTCAATTTGGACAGAGAAAAAAATGATTAGAAATGTCATGCCATGTTTCTT
The Pseudophryne corroboree isolate aPseCor3 chromosome 4, aPseCor3.hap2, whole genome shotgun sequence DNA segment above includes these coding regions:
- the MFSD4B gene encoding sodium-dependent glucose transporter 1 → MAGDMAGGGRKKRVRFARAEDEQAGEEEEDEEDMLCEKRPPSLEEDGSLRGEAADEVRLVPSGQRGKGGGSSCVGLRCLVTSVLCAAFLGLGMAISVLGPTFHDLAVNVNSTVGNISYIFVGRSLGYLSGSILAGVLFDRMNQILLLAISMFMTCGGLLALPWCKKAVLVTGIMCLVGTSMGFLDTGGNVVILNTWGDEAGPHVQALHFSFALGAVLAPILAKIIPEILPQTSDESLDLSLGIKKSMLSYIVIATYILLVSLFLFILYCKSPAPQSDTKNSDDKVQTAKYHNALIFLLFLFFFFYVGAEVAYGSYIFTYATTVVGMDENEAAGLNSIFWGLFAALRGMAICFATCLYPGTMLLLSVIGCTVSSLYLLLFSKNRIVLWVGSALYGASMATTFPSGFSWAQQYTTLGGKSVSLFVIGAALGEMAIPASVGYLQGMFHPLPVLMYSILASSAFTAVLFPVMYKLATCPRDKTRWDGVESEDRRALLSGSGIEEEEEEDDARNWNEVDFEAIEMNDHSKQCNSLILEDTLEMTSTSGINSQPLSKNGTAGDQMAAQSPSKKLLNLDREKND